In the genome of Deltaproteobacteria bacterium, the window CTGTGGTGGGCGTGAGTTTCACTATGAAATCCGTCGTCTCGGCCACTGTTTCCGGGGTCTCGCCGGGATAGCCCACAACCCAGCTCGAATGAGCCGCCATTCCGTAAATTTTGCACAGGCTCCGCGCAGTGGCGCACTGCTCCTTCGTGATGCGCTTTTCCATGATGTCCAGCATCCGCTGGCTGCCGCTCTCCATGCCGAAGGCCACAAGATACACGCCGGCCTTCTTCGCCTCCGCCGCCAGCCTTTCGGTGAATACGTCCACACGGCTTTTTATTCTAAAGGATACGTCAAGGCGCTCCTTTTGGATGAGGCGGAAAATCTCAAGAGCCCGGTCCTCGTTTACCGTGAAGGTGTCGTCGCAGACCTCCACGTCCCTTATCCCCGATTCCCGGATTTTCACCAGCTCGTTCACAACGTCGAAGGGCTCCCGCGCCCGATAATTGTGCCTGAAATTGTAGCAGAACCCGCATTTGAAGGGGCAGCCCCGGCTTGAAAACAGGGTGTCCACGGGTTTTTTGCGCACAAGGATCGAGTAGTAGAGCTTTTCATCGTAGGCCCTTTTTAGGAGATGCTTGGCCGGGCGGGGAAGGCCCTTCACGTCGGGCAGCCTGTGGGGAGGGCCGGATGTGATGCGCCCTGCATCATTCCAAAAATAAGCGCCGGGAACGTCGGCGGGAGGCGAGTTCCCAAGAATTTTCCCGCAGAGGAGGGGAAGGGATTCCTCGGCCTCGCCTGAAAGGAGGAAATCGGCTTCGGGAAACTGGACCAGGGTGGTTTCGGGAACAGCCGTTGCGTGGGGGCCTCCAAGAACTATCCGGGCATCCGGCGCGGCTTTCCGGGCAAGGCGGCAGAGCAGGCGCACCTGGGGCAGAATCTCCGAATAGACCGAAAAGCCCACCAGAAAAGGCCGGGCGGCGCGAATTTCCGCTGATATTTGATCGTCCGAAAGGCCGAAGGCGTTGGCGTCGATCACCGTAACGGAGTACCCGGCCTCAATGAGGGCTGCTGCCAGATACAGAAGGCTTGCGGGCGGATAGCATTTCTGGGCGATCTCGTTAAAGTAGGTAGCGCGGGGGTTCACAAGCACCACTGTATTTTTTCCCGTCACGGCTCGCTCCTTTTGGCCATCAGCCGCCCGAAAAACCACAGGGCCCATGGCGCGCCAACCAGCATGGGGATGACGTGCACGAAAAGGGTGAGCAAAAGCCCCACGGAAAAAAGCACCGGCTGGGGGGCCGAGCCCGCCAGAAAGAGCATGATGGCGGCCTCCCTGGGCCCCATTCCCGAAACCGACGGAGCGTGTCCGGCGAAAATTGCGATGGATGTCCCGGCGATCACCGTTGCGGAGTCGGGCGAATAACCGAACGCCTTGAGCAAAAACCAGCACACCCACAGGCTTCTTGTCTGGAAAACCACGCCGT includes:
- a CDS encoding cobalamin B12-binding domain-containing protein, whose amino-acid sequence is MTGKNTVVLVNPRATYFNEIAQKCYPPASLLYLAAALIEAGYSVTVIDANAFGLSDDQISAEIRAARPFLVGFSVYSEILPQVRLLCRLARKAAPDARIVLGGPHATAVPETTLVQFPEADFLLSGEAEESLPLLCGKILGNSPPADVPGAYFWNDAGRITSGPPHRLPDVKGLPRPAKHLLKRAYDEKLYYSILVRKKPVDTLFSSRGCPFKCGFCYNFRHNYRAREPFDVVNELVKIRESGIRDVEVCDDTFTVNEDRALEIFRLIQKERLDVSFRIKSRVDVFTERLAAEAKKAGVYLVAFGMESGSQRMLDIMEKRITKEQCATARSLCKIYGMAAHSSWVVGYPGETPETVAETTDFIVKLTPTTANVAVLRPYPQTPAYLIARDEGSLVGEWSPDAVDFPWVRLPWANEKRVLDDMVKKMMRKIYFRPYYAASFGKDVIYNMNFLLLRYAFQEAGKVIGF